One genomic segment of Peptococcaceae bacterium includes these proteins:
- a CDS encoding stage V sporulation protein AE: protein MRTPKKRRVILVTDGDRIAQKAVETAVKRIGGRCISASAGNPTPLSGRKIVELVKQAKYDPVVVMFDDKGSSQKGGGETALEFVAQHPDLEVMGVLAVASNTGRAGGADVDCAVTAEKQVIEGQVDKDGNTVSKDKCVLGDTVDVLNDLKGEKVPFIVGVGDLGKMDGRDDPVQGAEITTKALQRIVEHWEQGKG from the coding sequence ATGAGAACGCCCAAAAAAAGAAGGGTTATTCTTGTTACCGATGGTGACCGGATAGCCCAAAAGGCCGTTGAAACAGCAGTAAAAAGGATTGGGGGACGGTGCATATCTGCATCGGCCGGCAACCCTACACCGCTAAGCGGCAGGAAAATAGTGGAGCTGGTCAAGCAGGCCAAGTATGATCCGGTCGTGGTGATGTTTGACGATAAAGGTTCCAGCCAAAAAGGCGGGGGTGAAACGGCGCTTGAATTTGTAGCCCAACACCCGGATTTGGAAGTGATGGGAGTGCTGGCTGTGGCCTCCAATACGGGTAGAGCAGGTGGAGCAGATGTTGACTGCGCAGTCACCGCGGAGAAGCAGGTGATCGAAGGCCAGGTTGACAAAGACGGCAATACGGTATCTAAAGACAAGTGCGTCCTTGGTGACACAGTGGATGTGCTGAACGATCTTAAAGGAGAAAAGGTTCCCTTTATTGTTGGGGTGGGTGACCTGGGCAAAATGGATGGCCGAGACGATCCTGTTCAGGGCGCCGAAATAACGACAAAGGCGCTCCAGAGAATAGTGGAGCACTGGGAGCAGGGCAAAGGATAA